In the Aliarcobacter cryaerophilus genome, one interval contains:
- a CDS encoding ABC transporter substrate-binding protein: protein MKKIVLVFTLLLNLFAKDENTIVIAGPIASVSHPILYMIEQNALKDIGKKIEFKLWNNPDELRALILKKEVDFIALPTNVAANLYNKGIDLKLLNVSTWGILGLVSRDKNLKTIEDFKNKEIIVPFRADMPDIIFQALIKKANLNIKKDFKLTYVATPIDAMQMLILRRADHALLAEPAISIALRKTGSFPVKLIAPDLYRSVDLQKDWGRLFEVEPKIPQAGLAIIGETKGKEELITKILEEYEKAINWYKSNQKDASELVVKTLPMLEVNGLADSIDYIKFENINAQNSKKDLEFFFNVLLENDSKIIGGKLPDDNFYYK from the coding sequence ATGAAAAAAATAGTTTTAGTATTTACACTTTTATTAAACTTATTTGCAAAAGATGAGAATACAATAGTAATAGCAGGACCAATAGCAAGTGTATCTCATCCAATACTGTATATGATAGAACAAAATGCTTTAAAAGATATTGGAAAAAAAATAGAGTTTAAACTTTGGAATAATCCTGATGAGCTAAGAGCATTGATACTTAAAAAAGAGGTTGATTTTATAGCTCTTCCTACAAATGTAGCTGCAAATTTATACAACAAAGGTATAGATTTGAAGTTATTAAATGTTTCAACTTGGGGAATTTTGGGACTTGTTAGTCGTGATAAAAATTTAAAAACCATAGAAGATTTTAAAAATAAGGAAATTATTGTTCCATTTAGAGCTGATATGCCTGATATTATTTTTCAAGCACTTATAAAAAAAGCAAATCTTAATATAAAAAAAGATTTTAAATTAACATATGTTGCAACTCCTATTGATGCAATGCAGATGTTGATTTTAAGAAGAGCAGATCATGCACTTTTAGCAGAACCTGCAATTTCTATTGCGCTACGAAAAACAGGCTCTTTTCCTGTTAAATTAATAGCCCCTGATTTATATAGAAGTGTTGATTTACAAAAAGATTGGGGAAGATTATTTGAAGTTGAACCAAAAATTCCACAAGCAGGATTAGCAATCATTGGTGAAACAAAAGGAAAAGAGGAATTAATTACTAAAATCTTAGAAGAGTATGAAAAAGCTATAAACTGGTATAAATCAAATCAAAAAGATGCTAGTGAACTTGTAGTTAAAACACTACCAATGTTGGAGGTTAATGGTTTAGCTGATTCAATTGATTATATTAAATTTGAAAATATAAATGCTCAAAATAGTAAAAAAGATTTAGAGTTTTTCTTTAATGTATTACTTGAAAATGATAGTAAAATAATTGGCGGGAAGTTACCAGATGATAATTTTTACTACAAATAA